In Amia ocellicauda isolate fAmiCal2 chromosome 3, fAmiCal2.hap1, whole genome shotgun sequence, the DNA window TGAAAAATGCACTGACGCAGAGCCTGTTGAACACAAGCATTTTAAAGACAAATCAAAAGGCATCCAGCCTCTGAGCCTCCGTCCTGAAATCTTCAACAGGTACAGTGAAGTAGAGAGTCGCAAACCAGAGGTCCATGTGAAAACTGAACCTAGTAGCCCCCTTGCTGATCCTTCAGAGATAATCCGGGTTACGGTCGGAGATAACCTTCCAGTAAACTTCAGAGACTTCCATCTCAGCATTGACGAAGCACCCAGAGCAAGTTATAAGCATTCTTTTAAAAGGAAGTCCAGGTTAGACCACAGAAGAACTCCTATTAAAAAGTCCAGGTATATAGAAGAGCGTGATTTTGAAACTGAAGACAATAGGCGAAGCGTAACGCCCCACAATTCTGACTCGGACGACGATATAGATACAGCTGAATTGAGACAGAACAGGATGTTTAAATGCTGGAGCTGTTTAAAGATATTCCGATCGAACACTGGCCTGTACCGGCATGTGAACATGTATCACAACCCAGAAAAACCCTACTCCTGTGACATTTGTCACAAGCGTTTCCACACCAACTTTAAAGTCTGGACACATTGTCAAACGCAACATGGAGTGGTCAAAAACCCGGCTCCTGCCTCTAGCTCGTACTCAGTGCTGGATGAAAAGTTTCAGAGGAAGCTGATAGACAttgtgcgagagagagaaataaagaaagCCTTGATGGTGAAGCTGAGACGAAATAAACAAGGACTTGGAGGTTTGCAATCGCAGCAGTTTGGCAAGAGGAGCTTAAGAACGAGATCTAAGACGTACACTTGTGCTTACTGTGGGAAAGTCTTCTGGTTCCAGTCACAGTACAGACAGCATCTGAAGATGCACCCGGGGGAGAAAGCCAGCGCTGTGGCCGAAGGAGAAGGTCGATTTTCAAAAAAGCAGGACCAGCCCGCTAgcctgaaagaaaacaaaagcaaagagGCGTACCCTTGCCGCCTCTGCAATGAGAAGCTTCCGTCGCTGTTGGAGCAGGGTGAGCATGAGAGGGAGTGCCGGCACGCCACTGTGTGCCCCTACTGCAACCTGAGGTTCACGACTCCCTCGCTCAAGAAGGAGCACGAAATTCAGTGCGAGTACAAGAAGCTGACCTGCCTGGAGTGCATGCGTACCTTCAAGTCCTCTTTCAGTATATGGCGCCATCAGGTGGAGGTGCACAACCAGAATACAATGACCACGAAGGAGCAGCTGTCGCTCTCTCTGCAGGAGCACAATGGCGAGGTGCCAGACCTCTCAGATCCCCTGCCACTGGGGTCTGAGCCCAAGGGCCCTGGCAGCTCTAAAGAAGAGCTGGTTTTCAGCGATTCCTCTGAGCAAATGCAGTTCGATTCAGAAGACTCCTCCTACATGCCGGAGGACCTGAGCGTGCCCCAGCCCCTGGATGAGGTGAAGGTGAAAGAGGAGCCGCCGGAGGAAACCGCTGTGGACAACGTGTCGGAGCCCCCAGCGGAGGCGAGCCCTGAGGAACCCAGCGTGTGGTCGTGCGAGAAGTGTGGCAAACTCTTCACCGTGCACAAGCAGCTGGAGCGCCACCAGGAGCTGCTGTGCCACATCAAGCCCTTTATCTGCCACATCTGCAACAAAGCCTTCCGCACCAATTTCCGCCTCTGGAGCCACTTCCAGTCCCACATGGCCACCGCAGAGGAGCCCGGAGCCAAGGACGGTGACCTGCGTCCCTCTTCGGCCTCTCCTTCACCGCCTCCAGCCATCGCTGCTGCCAGGCCACCACCTCCGCCTCCACGGGCAGCCTCGCCAGTACAGCCTCCgccaccagcagcagcagcagcagcagcagcagcagcagcagcagcaacaactaTCGCAGCTGCATCAGCTCTCACCCAGCTGAAGAAACCAGAGCAGGAGAAATCTCCCAGCCCTCTCCTTCCCAAGACAGAACCTGCCGAAGCACCTCTCACTCCTCAGGAATCGGACACACTCTTCTACCATGCTCCCACACTCTCTGCCCTCACTTTCAAAAGGCAGTACATGTGCAAACTCTGCCACCGTACCTTCAAGACCGCCTTCAGCTTGTGGAGCCACGAGCAGAGCCACACAAACGCATAGCCAGGGGGAAAGTGACCACCTCACATCTTGGCTGATTTGAAAGTTGATGTGTCCTGGTGTGCTTTGCTGCCCGATACGGCATACAGTTTTTAAAAGCGGAAGAGGATCAGTTGTAATTGTTTTTCTAAATCAAAGTAAAGTCATAATTTATTAATGGCAATGGTTTTGCAAGAATTGTTCCAAAACGCTTCAAATTGTCAGCTGCCTAGCAAAAATAGGATTAATAAGTgcataacaaaatgtaacttTGTAGTCAAGATCAGAGTTAAGATTTTCATGTATAGCAATAAGAATAGAGCCAATTTAAAACCTCATCTTGGAAACGTTTACAGTAAGTTTTGCACCTGGTGCCACGTAGTCTTTATCAATTTTGCAATCACACAATATGATCTAGCAACACTTTCTCATCTTCTCCACAATTATATTCTAGTCTGTCGGGATAAAGGAAACATAATCTTGTAGGTGAGTTATTTGTATTGACAGCAAATCTACCAAGTATGTAAGAAACCTAGAACAGGATTTAAGAAAcagacaacccccccccccacacacacacacacacacacagacaggtttCAGGGAAGGAGGTGATGCTGACCTTTTGTAATCATGTTTTGCTGGTAATCAAATTACACTAAAGTCAAAGCCAAAGGGGATTATTTTAAGGAAACTAGTATTTTCCCAGGTATAATCTATAAACGACATTTTCATATGTGGAGAAAGATTATCTACATTCTTGTGCACTTTCAGCTGAATGATTTTCTTTGCTGGTTTTCTTTGcaaagtatatttaaatcagCAGATAATTGACACACATGTTTAGAGTAACCCTTTTCATTGTTGTTTCTTTTATATTATCCCTGTTTTGCTGAAAAGGCAGGATTGTTGgcatgatttaattattttgatacAGGTGTGTACAA includes these proteins:
- the zbtb21 gene encoding zinc finger and BTB domain-containing protein 21 yields the protein MEGLLHYINPAHAISLLSALNEQRLKGHLCDVILIVGDQKFRAHKCVLAASSEYFQSLFSRKDGVGQGAVQLDFCEPDAFENVLNYIYSSSLFVEKEGLAAVQELGYSLGIPYLTNILSKKPHVSYTGSRKRTSFSEDDDNGCQQRSVIVCQSRSDKPGTSAVPSKGPNPASLAASKQFSKEVLSAQSSRESSQSWAKDSSSSLVYGLSNEAQRNAPSTLRKSTETPVNLESKSSPASALLKGKTLQTSPTRPQLTTSVSFNDSCIQKRELPNSAAQSEGQSPLYNSKQGLHTFQARAGEERQTIDRSGPLIKSLLRRSLSMDSPVPVCSPAFELKSVQSREESVVKPGSEKCTDAEPVEHKHFKDKSKGIQPLSLRPEIFNRYSEVESRKPEVHVKTEPSSPLADPSEIIRVTVGDNLPVNFRDFHLSIDEAPRASYKHSFKRKSRLDHRRTPIKKSRYIEERDFETEDNRRSVTPHNSDSDDDIDTAELRQNRMFKCWSCLKIFRSNTGLYRHVNMYHNPEKPYSCDICHKRFHTNFKVWTHCQTQHGVVKNPAPASSSYSVLDEKFQRKLIDIVREREIKKALMVKLRRNKQGLGGLQSQQFGKRSLRTRSKTYTCAYCGKVFWFQSQYRQHLKMHPGEKASAVAEGEGRFSKKQDQPASLKENKSKEAYPCRLCNEKLPSLLEQGEHERECRHATVCPYCNLRFTTPSLKKEHEIQCEYKKLTCLECMRTFKSSFSIWRHQVEVHNQNTMTTKEQLSLSLQEHNGEVPDLSDPLPLGSEPKGPGSSKEELVFSDSSEQMQFDSEDSSYMPEDLSVPQPLDEVKVKEEPPEETAVDNVSEPPAEASPEEPSVWSCEKCGKLFTVHKQLERHQELLCHIKPFICHICNKAFRTNFRLWSHFQSHMATAEEPGAKDGDLRPSSASPSPPPAIAAARPPPPPPRAASPVQPPPPAAAAAAAAAAAAATTIAAASALTQLKKPEQEKSPSPLLPKTEPAEAPLTPQESDTLFYHAPTLSALTFKRQYMCKLCHRTFKTAFSLWSHEQSHTNA